In Gopherus evgoodei ecotype Sinaloan lineage chromosome 21, rGopEvg1_v1.p, whole genome shotgun sequence, a single window of DNA contains:
- the LOC115637815 gene encoding olfactory receptor 1019-like: MDNQSTVTEFRLLGLSSFPEMQPLLFMSFLIIYLLTLAGNLSICLAIWADTTIHTPMYFFLVNLSVLDISYSSVTVPNMLLMLFTKIKSLSFSNCMAQLYFLISFGGSESFLLALMAYNHYMAICQPLHYATIMNHRTCMCSAIAIWTGGFVYSALDTFFIARLPFCGPNEINHFLCEIPPLIKLACMDTYFNEMLFFLLIGAVGGSCFLLISTSYAYILSTIMKIRSAQGRRKAFSTCASHLLIILLFYGPGFFTHLRPYSSYSIDIDKVVFVFYTMVTPMLNPMIYSFRNKDMQAAFKKAMGRAKK; this comes from the coding sequence ATGGACAATCAAAGCACAGTGACAGAATTCAGACTCCTGGGTCTCTCGAGCTTCCCAGAAATGCAGCCGTTACTCTTCATGAGCTTCCTGATTATCTACTTGCTGACCTTGGCTGGGAACCTCTCCATTTGCTTGGCTATCTGGGCGGATACCACAATCCACACTCCTATGTACTTTTTTCTGGTCAACTTGTCTGTCTTAGACATCTCATACTCTTCTGTCACTGTCCCCAATATGCTATTGATGTTGTTTACCAAGATTaaatctctttccttctccaattGCATGGCCCAACTGTACTTTCTCATCTCCTTTGGTGGATCTGAATCTTTTCTTCTTGCCCTGATGGCTTATAACCACTACATGGCAATATGCCAGCCTTTGCACTATGCAACCATCATGAACCACAGGACTTGTATGTGCTCTGCAATTGCTATATGGACAGGTGGTTTTGTCTACTCAGCGTTAGATACGTTCTTCATAGCCAGGCTACCTTTCTGTGGTCCAAATGAAATCAATCACTTCCTCTGTGAGATCCCTCCTTTGATTAAATTGGCCTGCATGGACACCTATTTTAATGAGATGCTGTTTTTTCTACTCATTGGAGCAGTAGGTGGAAGTTGCTTCCTGCTGATTTCCACATCATACGCTTACATACTATCCACCATCATGAAAATCCGATCAGCCCAGGGCAGACGCAAAGCCTTCTCAACTTGTGCTTCCCACCTCCTCATCATTCTGCTGTTCTATGGCCCGGGTTTCTTCACCCACCTCCGCCCCTACTCCAGCTACTCCATAGACATTGATAAAGTGGTCTTTGTGTTTTATACCATGGTTACACCCATGCTGAACCCAATGATCTACAGCTTCAGGAACAAGGATATGCAAGCCGCCTTCAAGAAAGCCATGGGAAGGGCTAAGAAATAG